The genomic stretch TAACTGGTGATGCTCAACTTAAACAGCATATTACCAGTTATTACAAAAACTTGTTCGGTCCGTCTGATGCCTCTCTAATTTCATTAGATGAATCACAGACGGCGGACATACCTCAAGTCTCAGATCTGGAAAATGAGTTGTTAATTGCACCATTTTCGGAGGAGGAAGTTAGAATAGCTATTTTCCAAATGGAACATAATAAAGCACCTGGTCCGGATGGCTTTCCTCCGGAGTTTTATCAAGTTTTTTGGGAGCTAATTAAAAATGATTTGATGGCTTTGTTCTCGGATTTTTATCAGGGAACACTACCTCTAAATCGTTTGAATTTTGGTAATATTATTTTGTTACCTAAAAAAGCTGAAGCAAGGGTAATTCAACAATATAGGCCTATCTGTTTGTTGAACGTCTCTTTTAAAATCTTCACTAAGGTGGCGACAAATAGACTTACCATAGTAGCCCAAAAACTGATAAGATCGACTCAGACAGCCTTTTTGCCAGAAAGAAATATCATGGAGGGTGCTGTGATTCTGCATGAAACTATTCATGAATTACATACAAAAAAACAAGATGGGGTGATTTTTGAAATAGACTTTGAGAAAGCTTATGACAAAGTAAATTGGGATTTCCTACAACGAACTTTAAGAATGAAAGGTTTTTCTCACAAATGGTGTGAGTGGACAAAACACTTTACACAAGGCGGTAACGTTAATATCAAGGTTAATGACCAGTTAGGACCTTATTTCCAGTCTAAAAAAGGCTTAAGGCAAGGTGACCCCATGTCGCTAATACTATTTAATATAGTGGTGGATATGTTGGCCATACTAATTGCTAGAGCAAAAGATGCAGGCCAAGTAGAAGGTGTTATCCCACATCTCATCCAAGATGGTTTATCCATCCTCCAGTATGCGGATGACACAGTGATATTTATGAGCCATGATGTTGAGAAAGCTATCAATATGAAACTATTATTAAGCACGTTTGAACAACTATCTGGCTTAAAGATAAACTTTCATAAAAGTGAAGTCTTTTGTTTCGGTAGAGCAAAAGATCACGAAGAGTTCTATTCGCAACTGTTTGGGTGTGTTTTGGGAAAATACCCGTTTAGATACTTGGGACTTCCTATGCATTACAGGAAGCTGCACAATAAGGACCGGAAATCTATCGAGGAACGCATTGAAAAAAGACTTAGCGGGTGGAAAGGTAAAATGCTAACAACTGGTGGTCGGTTAGTTCTCATAAATTCGGTGCTGTCAAGTCTACCGATGTTTATGATGTCTTTTTTTGAACTACCAAAGGGTGTGTTGGAGAAATTGGATTGTTTTAGGTCTCGTTTCTACTGGCAGAATGATCAACACAAAAGAAAATACCGATTAGTCAAATGGGAAATTATGTGCCAGCCTAGAGATCAAGGAGGGCTAGGAATCCAAAACTTAGAAATTCAAAACAAATGTTTGCTTAGTAAATAGCTGTTCAAGTTATTAAATGAGGATGATTTATGGCAAGAGTTGTTACGGAACAAGTATATTAAGAATAAGAGCATAGGAAGTTGTGAAAAAAAAACCGATGGACTCGCATTTTTGGAAAAGTCTAATGAAAGTGAAAGACACTTTTTTAGAACTTGGACATTTTAATGTAAAAGATGGGTCCCAAACCAGATTTTGGATTGATACTTGGGTGGGTAACAAACCTCTAAAAGATAAATTCCCTGCATTGTTTAATATCGTTAGAAGGAAGCAAGATTCTATTGCAACTATTTTGAGTTCTCCCAACTTAAACATCTCCTTCAGGAGGAATCTAGTGGGCAGAAACTTAGATAGCTGGCGCCGAATTTTGGCTTCTCTACAACACTTAAACTTAATGCAGGAGAGAGATGTTTTTGTTTGGGGTTCAAAGTCCTCGGGAATCTTTACAGTCAAGTCAATGTATGCTGCTTTAATTAACAATGGGGAACGTGTCTCACAAGATATTTGGCAAACAAAGCTACCaatgaaaattaaaattttcatgtgGTACTTAAAACGGGGTGTTACTCTAACAAAGGATAACTTAGCTAGGAGAAATTGGCATGGAGACAAATCTTGTGGTTTCTGCCATCTTTCAGAGTCAATTCAACATCTTTTTTTCGATTGTTATTATGCCAAGTTTTTGTGGCgttccatacatttactttttgggATTCCACCTCCACTGAGCATCAATGATTTGTTTGAAAATTGGTCAAAGTTGGGTAGTAAAAAAGTTAATTCATTGTTATTAACAACAACATCAGCCTTACTGTGGACAATATGGCTAACAAGAAATGAAATAATTTTTGATAAATGCAAACCTAAGTCTCTTTTGCAGGTGCTCTTCCGAGGAACTCATTGGCTACGACAATGGGCAATATTGCAGCGGCATGAAGATCTTAAAGATCTACTGATTTCGGCAGCAACTCGCCTGGAGACGTCGGCTTTAGCTTTCTTTAGTTGCAATGGTTGGCTTATGCATAGACATGTTGGTTTTGCTTAGTCAAGGACTGTTTTTCTTTTCCAGTAGTCGTGCTTGCAGCTGTAGATTGTACagcagattttttttctttgaacgtcctgtaatttttggtctgattctatctttggatagatgaagccggatatttatcctttatctaaaaaaatcaacAGAATGGTTTACAGATGATTGGGCTAATAATAGGGCATTATAACAGATAGAATGTTCTCCAGACCTGCAACTTATTAGTACAAGCGAGACACCTACCGACTAATTCTTCTGCAGGTCACACCACACACGCACTTAACCGACGATCACAACGGAAGCCGCCGGCAATTTGACACGATTGCATCATGCATGGCAGAATCACAAACAGACCAACAACAATAATCGAACCAACCAATCAATCACTGACCAGTTTCAACAAAATTTCTCGTTATATCTGGATCTTCATTATACTCAGTCATCCCTTCTTGGGCGCGAACTTGGCCTTGATCTTGGCCACCTCCTCGTCGGGGATCTGGAAGGCCTTGGCGAGCACTTGGTCAGGCAGGTCCGGCGAGGCCCCGAAGAGCGTCATGGCGATGGACTGCGTGCCGGGGAGCTGGCTGTTGAACGCGGAGATGACGGCGGCGGGCTCGGTGCCGGGGTTCCTCTGGAAGTGCACGAGCCCCCTCGGGAAGGCGAAGACGTCGCCCCGCGCGATGGTCCTGGCGACGAGCTTGTTGGCGGTGGTGACGAAGCCGACGTCGAGCgcgccgtagagcacgaagacGAGCTCGGTGGCGCGCGGGTGCGTGTGCGGCGGGTTCACCCCGCCGGGCGCGTAGTCGATGCGGGAGAGCGAGACGCCCAGCGTGTTGAGCCCCGGGACCTTCTCCACGTTGGCGCCCGTCACCACGGAGCCCGACGTGGTGTTGGTGCCGCCCGGCGTCGCCAGGATGCTCGTGAAGAAGTCGTCGGCGgtggccgcctccgccgccttgCACGGGAACCCGTTCACCTTCACCGCTGCACAATGTCGTCGTCGGCCGGCCATGCGTAGTGCATTTGATCAATCATTGTTGTAGCTCTCGTTGGATTTGAATTATTTGTGAAATGCAAAGGGATCGGGATTCGGAGCAGCAGAATACAGAAatatagtaaggccttgtttggatgttgtcgtattcacctcaatccatgtgtgttggtgtggattggagtggaatttagttcaaattccactctaatccacctcaacacatgtggattgatgtgaatccgactacatccaaacaaggcctaatgtgAGCACATGCACATGCATGGACGTCCGTGCCGGCCGGTTCTATGCCGTTGCCGTTTAGCGGTGTAATAAACTGCAGTGCGCGGCGAGGACGCTTTTGCAGATGCCCCACACGAACTCTGCAGCACGATATGGATGACGGCACATGAAGAGATCTGCTAGTTCTGGCCGTATGCTAAAACCAGTATGCTTGCGTAGGCTTCTGTGTGCCATCTAGTAGTGAAAAAAAAATACAGGCTTTACTTAATTTGCAGTTAATCTACCAAATGTGTCGTTTGATGATGTGTGTGTAGGAGAGTGATAAAAATTTCTGATACGAGTGGCGTCCGGAAGCCCACTCGTCTTGGCTTCCACCACTTTTTTCTCTACCTTCGTCGTCTTCTTTCTGCCGTCGGTTGATCTCATCCAAAtttttgttgattttttttatgtttaaCTATCACGTGAGTGCTAGGCCTCAAAGAGTGATGAGTTGTAAAATCTACTCCCTCTATTTTAAGCAGTAGATCATTTGGTTTTTTATTCTTAAGTCAGATTTCTTTAACTTTaaccattttttttaaaaaaatgtattAATATGTACACTACCAAATAAATGAAGAATAATGAAGATTATTTTATGATGGGCCTAATAAAACTAATTTGGTGCTATATATGTTGTTGCATTTCACCATGAACAGAGTTAGAAATGTTTTGGCTTCCCTCCTGACATGGATGGATTGTCATCAAGATGTcaaatatgcatatggatactgATTAAGACGACCTTAAGTTCATGGTCAAGAGAACATGAGGAGTCCAAATTACATGACGTTCTCGAACTAGTTTAATTAATCAGAAACTACATGCGCATCTTACTAGCGATCGAATCTCATAAAACAAAAGTTGGGATTTCCAAGCAGGTCAGGAAACTATATTGGAACTGAGAATCCATTTCTCTCCCCTCCGTAGCTGGACCATTGTTGCCGATCGAATCTTGTGCACTATAACCACCACCAAACGTGGATTCCATCCTACTCCTACGCCAACAAAGcacgacaaaaaaaaaagaaagaaaagaaagaaagcgCACAACAGTGCGAACTGGGGGGTTCGGCttcatcaatcaatcaaagataATGCAATACTACTACACAAATATGCAAATCCTGCCTTCAAATTCAACATTCGGCCTCTGAAATCACCCATGCATTTTAGCAGGAATCTCGTGTTCATGTGACAAGAAATTTTTGCCGCAAAACCGGTAGAGAGTTATTTGAAAGTGACAACGGTGAGATGGAGCTGCATGCTCTCATGTCAGCTACTGGGCGCCTCAATTGAAAGTCAGGAGCTTACCGGAGTtgaggtcggcgacgcagaggtC from Sorghum bicolor cultivar BTx623 chromosome 3, Sorghum_bicolor_NCBIv3, whole genome shotgun sequence encodes the following:
- the LOC8056583 gene encoding germin-like protein 5-1, whose translation is MAARAPSSLLLGAVAVALVLAAAPSALAGDPDYLQDLCVADLNSAVKVNGFPCKAAEAATADDFFTSILATPGGTNTTSGSVVTGANVEKVPGLNTLGVSLSRIDYAPGGVNPPHTHPRATELVFVLYGALDVGFVTTANKLVARTIARGDVFAFPRGLVHFQRNPGTEPAAVISAFNSQLPGTQSIAMTLFGASPDLPDQVLAKAFQIPDEEVAKIKAKFAPKKG